Genomic DNA from Nocardioides aquaticus:
TGGTGCAACCCGGCCCGGATGCTGGCCTCCTACCGGATCCACCACGTCGTCGGCGGCGGTCACTACCCCGACGTCGACGTCACCTACCGACGCGAGCTGGCCTGGCTGCCCCCGTTGCCCGCCACCTTCGCGCAGGTGGTGGACCACATCGCCCACCAGCTCCTGCACCGGGACGCCTCCCCGGCGCTGGTCCGGGCCTGCTGCCAGGTGATGAGCTCGACCCCCGACGAGAGGGTCACCCGTGACCACAAGCTCCTGCGCTACGGCATGCCCCGCGTGCTGCTGACCGTCCTCGACTCCCCCGACCACTTCCTCCGGTGACCCCCATGACGACGACCGCTTCCTTCCCCTCCACCCCCGGCGAGTGCGGCTGCCCGGAGTACGCCGGGCTCTCGCGCCGCGGCGTGCTCGGCCTCGGCGCCGGCCTGATCGGGGCCACCACCGCCACGACGATGGTCGGGGACGCCGTCCTGCAGACCGCGCGCGCCGCCAGCGGCACCGCCCGCAGCACCCTGGTCGTGCTGTCCCTGCGCGGTGCCGCGGACGGCCTGTCGATGGTGGTGCCCCACGGTGACCCCGCCTACTACCGGGCGCGACCCAAGATCGGGATCCCGGCGAACACGCTCTGGGGCAGCGACGGGTTCTTCGGGTGGCACCCGGCCCTCAGACCGCTCCAGGGCCTGTGGAACCAGGGTCGCCTCGCCGCGGTCCAGGCCGTCGGCCTGCCCGCCCCCAACCGGTCGCACTTCTCGGCCATGGAGGAGGTCGAGGACGCCGCTCCCGGCTCGACCACCCGGGCCGGCTGGCTGAACCGGCTGGTGGGGCTGGAGGACCGGACCACCCCGCTGCGGGCGATCAACCTCGACGCCGGCGCCCTCCCCTCGAGCCTGGTCGGCCCGACCCCTGCGATGAGCACCTCCTCGGTCGACAGCGTCGTGGTGGCGGGCGGCGTGAACCCCCGCGAGCGCGAGGCCTCGCTGCGGACGCTGTGGGGCGGCCGGGACGACGGCCTGGGCCGTGCGGCCCAGATGGCGCTGGGTGCGGTCGCCGACTTCGCCCCGGCCCGTCGTACCTCGGCGAAGCCGCTGAACGGCGCGCGCTACCCCTCCGGCGACCTCGGCGGCGCGATGGCCACCGCGGCGCGCATCATCCGGGGCGACGTCGGCACCGAGGTGCTCACCGTCGACCACGGCAGCTGGGACATGCACTCCGGGATGGGCAACATCGAGTCCGGTCTGATGCAGCGTAGCTGCACCGAGCTGGCCCAGTCCATCGCGGCGTTCTTCACCGACCTCGGCCCGCGGGCCGACACGGTGACCCTGGTGACGCTGACCGAGTTCGGTCGCCGCATCGTGGAGAACCCCAACCGGGGCCTGGACCACGGCTTCGGCAGCATGATGATGCTGGCCGGCGCGGGCGTGCGCGGCGGCCGGTTCTACGGCCGCTTCCCCGACCTCGGCGTCCAGGGCGACTCCGACCTCACCGTCACCACGGACTACCGCAGCGTCCTGGCCGAGGTCGTCTCCACCCGCTTCGGCGCCAGCACGGCCTCGGTGTTCCCCGGGTTCAGCGGTCCCTCGCTGGGCGCGATGAGCAGCATGCCGGGCTGAACCGGCAGGGGTCAGGGGTCAGGGGTCAGGGGTCAGGGGCGGAGCATGACCTTGACCGCGCGGCGCTCGTCCATCGCGCGGTAGCCCTCGGCGACGTCGGCCAGCGGCAGGGTCAGGTCGAAGACCAGGCCCGGGTCGATCTCGCGGGAGCCGACCAGGTCGAGCAGCTGCGGCAGGTAGCGCCGCACGGGCGCCATCCCGCCGGCCAGGCCGACGTTCTTGGAGAACATCCGGCGTATGGGCAGCTCCACGCCGTGGGGCACCCCGACGAACCCGACGGTCGAGCCCGGTCGGGCCACGTCGAAGGCCGTGCGCATCGCCTGGTCGGTGCCGACGCACTCGAGCACCGCGTCGGCGCCGACGCCGCCGGTGATCTCCCGCACCGCCTCGAGCGCCTCGTCGCCGCGCCCGGCGACCACGTGGGTCGCGCCGAAGGCGCGGGCGATGTCCTGGCGGGGCTGGTGCCGCGACAGCGCGACCACCTGCTCCGCACCCATCACCGAGGCCGCCAGCACCCCGCACAGGCCGACCGCGCCGTCGCCGACGACGACGGCCGTACCGCCCTGCGTGACGCCCGCGCTGACCGCGGCGTGCCACCCGGTCGGCATCACGTCGGACAGCGCGAGCAGCGAGGGCAGCAGCTCCTCGTCGACGTCGCCGTCGGAGGCGCCGGGCACGGCGACCAGGCTGCCGTCGGCCTGGGTGACACGGGCCAGCTCGGCCTGGCCGCTGCGGGTGACCCCGAGGTTGGTGCACGCCGACTGGACGCCGGCCCGGCAGTGCACGCAGGTGTTGTCGCAGTGGCAGAACGGCACGACCACCACGTCACCGACGCCGAACGACCGCACGTCCGCGCCGACCTCCTCGACCACGCCCACGCACTCGTGGCCGATGGTGGCGCCCTCGGTGATGTCGTTCTCGCCGCGGTAGGGCCACAGGTCGGAGCCGCAGATGCACCCGGCGAGGACCCGCACCACCGCGTCGGTGGGCAGCTCGACCGCCGCGTCGGGCACCTCGGAGAGCCGGATGTCGCGGGGGGCGTGGAGCGTGGTGGCGCGCATGGCGACCACGATGCCACCACCGGTGCGGGGTGACGATGCGCACCCCTGCGTGCCTCCTTGCCCTATCTCACATGTGAGTTAGCGTGGTCGGCATGCCTCTCGACTACAAGGGCCGCATCGGCAACCTGATCCGTGACGCCCGCCAGCACCGCGGGCTCACGCAGCAGCAGCTCGCCGAGCTCCTGTCCACCAGCCAGAGCGCCATCAACCGGATCGAGAAGGGTCACCAGAACCTCTCCCTGGAGATGCTCGCCCGGATCGGCGAGGCCCTGGACTCCGAGATCGTCGCCCTCGGCGGCGGCCCGGTGCACCTGCGCGTCACCGGCCCGACCACGCTCTCGGGCACGATCGCGGTGAAGACCTCGAAGAACGCCGGCGTGGCGCTGCTGTGCGCCTCCCTGCTCAACCGTGGCCGCACCACCCTGCGCAAGGTCGCCCGGATCGAGGAGGTCAACCGGCTGCTCGAGGTGCTCTCCAGCCTCGGCGTGCAGACGCGCTGGCTCGGCGACTCCGGCGACCTGGAGATCATCCCGCCCCACGACCTGGACCTCGAGCACATCGACGAGGCCGCGGCCCGTCGTACCCGCTCGGTGATCATGTTCCTCGGCCCGCTGCTGCACCGCTCCGACAGCTTCGACCTGCCGTACGCCGGCGGCTGCAACCTCGGCACCCGCACCGTCGAGCCCCACATGTCGGCCCTGCGGCCCTTCGGCCTGGAGGTCAAGGCGACCGACGGGTCGTACCACGCCAGCGTCGACCGCAGGATCGAGCCGGGCCGCCCGATCGTGCTCACCGAGCGCGGCGACACCGTCACCGAGAACGCGCTGATGGCCGCCGCCCTGCACCCCGGCGAGACCGTGATCCGCAACGCCTCGTCGAACTACATGGTCCAGGACCTCTGCTTCTTCCTGCAGCGCCTCGGCGTGCAGATCGACGGCGTCGGCACCACCACGCTGCGGGTGACCGGCTGCGAGTCGATCGACGTCGACGTCGACTATTCCCCAGCGAGGACCCGATCGAGGCCATGTCGCTGCTGGCCGCCGCGATCGTGACGAGGTCCGAGATCACCATCGAGCGGTGCCCGATCGAGTTCCTGGAGATCGAGCTGGCGCTGCTGGAGGAGATGGGCTTCCTCTACGACCGCACCGAGGAGTACCCCGCCGCCAACGGCCACACGCGCCTGGTCGACCTCACCACGAAGCCGTCGGCGCTGCACGCCCCGCTGGACAAGATCCACCCGATGCCGTTCCCGGGCCTCAACATCGACAACCTGCCGTTCTTCGCCGTGATCGCGGCGGTGGCCGAGGGCCAGACCTTCCTGCACGACTGGGTCTACGAGAACCGGGCGATCTACCTGACCGACCTCAACAAGCTCGGCGGCAACGTCAAGCTGCTGGACCCGCACCGGGTGATGATCGAGGGCCCGACCAGCTTCACCGGCTCGGAGCTGGTCTGTCCGCCGGCGCTGCGGCCGGCCGTGGTGATCCTGCTGGCGATGCTGGCCTCGAAGGGCACCTCGGTGCTGCGCAGCACCTACGTCATCGCCCGCGGCTACGAGGACCTCGCCGAGCGGCTCAACCAGCTCGGCGCGAACATCGAGCCGTTCCGCGACATCTGACGGGCCGGTCGCTCACCGGCCGGTCGCTCACCGGTCGAGCAGGGCGCGGGTCTCGGCGGCCACCGCCTCCGCGCCCCGCTCGCCGAGCAGCACGGTGTAGTGGTTGACGTCGTCGACCTCGGTCGCACGCAGCTGCGGGACCTGCGCGACGAGGTCGGCGGCCGCGTCCGGCGGGTAGAGCCCGTCCGGCTCGTCCATCAGCCCGCGCGGGGCGCGCAGGAACGTCACCGGCGTGCCCCGCTCGCGCAGCGCGGCGAGGCCGGCGTCGTGCCTGGGCCCGCCGGCCAGCTGCTGGATGTCGGTGGCCAGCGCCTCGACCCGCGTCGACGGGGTCAGGTGCGGCTCCTCGCCCTCCAGGTCGTGGTCGACGTAGGCCTCCACCCCCGGGCCCCACGCGCCCGAGAAGGCCGGGTGGGCGCGCCAGAAGTCGTGGTACGCAGACCGGTCGGCGAAGGTCATCGTCAGGCGCTGCGCCGCCGGACCGAGGACGTCCTCGGGCCGCGCCCCGGGCGCCGGTGCCGGCATCGGGGGCAGCGCGATGCCGCCGTCGACGAGCACCAGCGCCGCGACCCGGTCGGGCGCGAGCCCGACCAGCCGGACGCCCACGAAGGCCCCCATCGAGTGGCCCACGACGACGACCCGGTCGAGGCCCAGCCCGTCGAGCAGCTGCTCGAGGTCGGCCGCGTGGCGGTCCAGGCCGTACGGCCCGGGCAGGACGTTGCTGCGCCCGCGGCCCCGCAGGTCCGGGGCGACCAGGCGGACCTCCGGCAGGGCGGCCGCGAGCAGCGACCACCCGGCCAGCGAGGCGGTGATCCCGTGCACCGCGAGCACCGGGGTGCCGTCCTCGGGCCCCCACTCCCCCACGGTCATCGGGCCGCCGTCGACCTCGACCGTTCGCAGCCGCGGGGCCGGCGAGCCGCTGCTCATCGGGCGGTCCATCCGCCGTCCATCGTGTAGGACGCGCCGTTGACCATGCCCGCGGAGGCGCCGCAGAGCCAGGTGACGAGGTCCGCGACGTCGTCGGCCTCGACCAGGCGCTTGACGGCGCTCTCGGTCAGCATGATCTTCTCGACGACCTGGTCCTCCGGGATGCCGTGGGTACGGGCCTGGTCGGCGATCTGCTTCTCCACCAGCGGGGTCCGGACGTAGCCGGGGTTCACGCAGTTGCTGGTGACCCCGTGCCCGCCGCCCTCGAGGGCGGTGACCTTGGAGAGCCCCTCGAGCCCGTGCTTGGCCGAGA
This window encodes:
- a CDS encoding DUF1501 domain-containing protein — protein: MTTTASFPSTPGECGCPEYAGLSRRGVLGLGAGLIGATTATTMVGDAVLQTARAASGTARSTLVVLSLRGAADGLSMVVPHGDPAYYRARPKIGIPANTLWGSDGFFGWHPALRPLQGLWNQGRLAAVQAVGLPAPNRSHFSAMEEVEDAAPGSTTRAGWLNRLVGLEDRTTPLRAINLDAGALPSSLVGPTPAMSTSSVDSVVVAGGVNPREREASLRTLWGGRDDGLGRAAQMALGAVADFAPARRTSAKPLNGARYPSGDLGGAMATAARIIRGDVGTEVLTVDHGSWDMHSGMGNIESGLMQRSCTELAQSIAAFFTDLGPRADTVTLVTLTEFGRRIVENPNRGLDHGFGSMMMLAGAGVRGGRFYGRFPDLGVQGDSDLTVTTDYRSVLAEVVSTRFGASTASVFPGFSGPSLGAMSSMPG
- a CDS encoding zinc-dependent alcohol dehydrogenase family protein, which encodes MRATTLHAPRDIRLSEVPDAAVELPTDAVVRVLAGCICGSDLWPYRGENDITEGATIGHECVGVVEEVGADVRSFGVGDVVVVPFCHCDNTCVHCRAGVQSACTNLGVTRSGQAELARVTQADGSLVAVPGASDGDVDEELLPSLLALSDVMPTGWHAAVSAGVTQGGTAVVVGDGAVGLCGVLAASVMGAEQVVALSRHQPRQDIARAFGATHVVAGRGDEALEAVREITGGVGADAVLECVGTDQAMRTAFDVARPGSTVGFVGVPHGVELPIRRMFSKNVGLAGGMAPVRRYLPQLLDLVGSREIDPGLVFDLTLPLADVAEGYRAMDERRAVKVMLRP
- a CDS encoding alpha/beta fold hydrolase, which codes for MSSGSPAPRLRTVEVDGGPMTVGEWGPEDGTPVLAVHGITASLAGWSLLAAALPEVRLVAPDLRGRGRSNVLPGPYGLDRHAADLEQLLDGLGLDRVVVVGHSMGAFVGVRLVGLAPDRVAALVLVDGGIALPPMPAPAPGARPEDVLGPAAQRLTMTFADRSAYHDFWRAHPAFSGAWGPGVEAYVDHDLEGEEPHLTPSTRVEALATDIQQLAGGPRHDAGLAALRERGTPVTFLRAPRGLMDEPDGLYPPDAAADLVAQVPQLRATEVDDVNHYTVLLGERGAEAVAAETRALLDR